One window from the genome of Loxodonta africana isolate mLoxAfr1 chromosome 14, mLoxAfr1.hap2, whole genome shotgun sequence encodes:
- the PEX2 gene encoding peroxisome biogenesis factor 2: MASREENTESTNRVLRISQLDALELNKALEQLVWSQFTQCFHGFKPGLLARFEPEVKASLWIFLWRFTIYSKNATVGQSILNMQYKNDFLPNLRYQPPSKNQKLWYAVCTIGGRWLEERCYDLFRNHHLTSFWKIKQCVNIVIGLLKLGELINFLIFLQRGKFATLTERLLGIRSVFCKPQNMREVGFEYMNRELLWHGFAEFLIFLLPLINIQKLKAKLSSWCIPLTGAPKSDNTLATSGKECSLCGEWPIMPHTIGCEHIFCYYCIKSSFLFDTYFTCPKCGTEVQSLQPLKSGIEMSEVNAL; this comes from the coding sequence atgGCTTCCAGAGAAGAGAACACAGAGAGTACAAACAGAGTGCTAAGAATAAGTCAGCTGGATGCACTTGAACTGAACAAGGCCCTGGAGCAACTAGTTTGGTCCCAGTTTACTCAGTGCTTTCATGGATTTAAACCAGGACTGTTAGCTCGCTTTGAACCAGAAGTGAAAGCATCCTTGTGGATTTTCTTGTGGAGATTCACCATCTACTCCAAAAATGCCACTGTGGGGCAGTCAATTTTAAATATGCAATACAAAAATGACTTTCTCCCAAACCTGAGATATCAGCCACCCAGTAAAAATCAAAAGCTTTGGTATGCAGTTTGTACAATTGGTGGGAGATGGTTAGAAGAACGATGCTATGATTTGTTTCGAAACCATCATTTAACATCATTCTGGAAAATCAAGCAGTGTGTGAACATTGTGATTGGACTTTTGAAATTAGGTGAGTTGATTAATTTCTTGATTTTCCTTCAAAGAGGAAAGTTTGCAACTTTGACAGAACGTCTCCTAGGCATTCGTTCTGTATTTTGCAAGCCCCAAAACATGCGTGAAGTTGGCTTTGAGTATATGAATAGGGAACTTCTCTGGCATGGTTTTGCTGAgtttctgatttttctcttacCACTTATTAATATCCAAAAGTTGAAAGCCAAGTTATCTTCATGGTGTATTCCTCTTACTGGTGCTCCTAAGAGTGATAATACTTTAGCCACCAGTGGCAAAGAATGTTCTTTATGTGGAGAATGGCCCATCATGCCTCATACCATAGGATGTGAACATATCTTCTGTTACTACTGTATTAAGAGTAGTTTCTTATTTGACACGTACTTTACTTGTCCTAAGTGTGGCACAGAGGTACAGAGTCTGCAGCCTCTGAAATCAGGAATTGAGATGTCAGAAGTGAATGCCCTTTAG